A region from the Cannabis sativa cultivar Pink pepper isolate KNU-18-1 chromosome 9, ASM2916894v1, whole genome shotgun sequence genome encodes:
- the LOC115721838 gene encoding small ribosomal subunit protein eS10z, translated as MIISEKNRREISKYLFQEGVCFAKKDYNLAKHPEIDVPNLQVIKLMQSFKSKEYVRETFAWMHYYWYLTNDGIEFLRNYLNLPSEIVPATLKKQAKPAGRPLGGGDRPRGPPRFDGERKFGGDRDGYRGGPRGPPGEFGGDKSGAPADYRPSFGGAGRPGFGRGAGGFGAGPATSEQ; from the exons ATG ATTATCTCTGAGAAAAACAGGCGTGAAATCTCAAAGTACCTCTTCCAAG aGGGCGTTTGCTTCGCTAAGAAAGACTATAATTTGGCGAAGCATCCAGAAATTGATGTACCAAATCTACAAGTTATTAAGCTCATGCAGAGCTTTAAGTCGAAGGAGTATGTCCGGGAGACCTTTGCCTGGATGCACTACTACTGGTACTTGACCAATGATGGTATTGAGTTTCTTAGGAACTACCTTAATCTTCCTTCTGAGATTGTCCCTGCTACTCTGAAGAAGCAGGCCAAGCCCGCTGGAAGGCCTTTGGGTGGTGGCGATCGCCCACG TGGCCCACCCCGGTTTGATGGAGAACGCAAATTCGGTGGTGACAGAGATGGTTACCGTGGAGGTCCTCGTGGTCCTCCCGGTGAGTTTGGTGGTGACAAAAGTGGAGCTCCTGCTGATTACAGACCTTCATTTGGG GGTGCTGGAAGACCTGGTTTCGGTCGTGGTGCTGGTGGTTTTGGTGCAGGGCCAGCTACCTCTGAACAATAG
- the LOC115723957 gene encoding ethylene-responsive transcription factor ERN1-like, protein MEIQFQSSMMAKKKGRINKRNMNSYNNNKKFVGVRQRPSGRWVAEIKDTIQKIRMWLGTYETAEEAARAYDEAACLLRGSNTRTNFITRVSMDSPLASRIKNLLNNNKKNSNNENNDAQPKQQNFNTSTTVTASNTSTSSSTITSTVTSTSYDSSNFSSEVLRDQEHDIRSNNHHHHNNLFEDAYKPDLSTTCTWGIDGFDQFSFAITGDDHQFDLSNNIENIKNVDSETKGIDEFMEFERMKVERQISASLYAMNGVHEYMEALHHDLDDALWDLPPLCSLLC, encoded by the coding sequence ATGGAGATCCAATTTCAAAGTAGCATGATGGCAAAGAAAAAAGGAAGAATAAACAAGAGAAATATGAATAGTTATAATAACAATAAGAAGTTTGTTGGAGTTAGACAAAGACCTTCTGGAAGATGGGTAGCGGAAATCAAAGATACAATACAAAAAATTAGGATGTGGCTTGGTACCTATGAAACCGCCGAAGAGGCTGCTAGGGCTTACGATGAAGCTGCTTGTCTTCTTCGTGGATCCAACACTCGTACCAACTTCATCACTCGTGTCTCTATGGATTCTCCTCTCGCTTCTCGAATCAAGAATCTCCTCAACAACAATAAGAAAAATAGTAATAATGAGAACAACGATGCTCAACCAAAACAACAGAACTTTAATACTAGTACTACTGTTACTGCCAGTAATACTAGTACTAGTAGTTCTACAATAACTAGTACTGTCACCAGTACTAGTTATGATTCTTCTAATTTCTCTAGTGAAGTTCTTCGAGATCAAGAACACGATATTCGCTCGAATAATCATCACCATCACAATAATTTGTTTGAGGATGCATACAAACCGGACTTAAGTACTACATGTACATGGGGAATTGATGGGTTTGATCAATTTTCATTTGCCATAACAGGTGATGATCATCAGTTTgatttatcaaataatattgagaATATTAAGAATGTGGATAGTGAAACAAAAGGAATTGATGAATTTATGGAGTTTGAAAGGATGAAAGTAGAGAGGCAAATTTCAGCTTCACTATATGCAATGAATGGAGTTCATGAGTACATGGAAGCTCTTCATCATGATCTTGATGATGCTCTTTGGGATCTTCCTCCTCTATGCTCACTACTTTGTTag
- the LOC115721834 gene encoding proteasome subunit alpha type-2-A encodes MGDSQYSFSLTTFSPSGKLVQIEHALTAVGSGQTSLGIKAANGVVIATEKKLPSILVDETSVQKIQLLAPNIGVVYSGMGPDFRVLVRKSRKQAVQYHKLYKEPIPVTQLVRETAAVMQEFTQSGGVRPFGVSLLVAGFDDNGPQLYQVDPSGSYFSWKASAMGKNVSNAKTFLEKRYTDDMELDDAVHTAILTLKEGFEGQISGKNIEIGIIGADKKFRVLTPAEIDDYLAEVE; translated from the exons ATGGGAGACAGTCAGTACTCATTTTCTCTCACTACCTTCAG TCCTTCAGGAAAGCTAGTACAGATCGAACACGCCTTGACAGCGGTTGGCTCTGGTCAAACCTCTCTCGGAATCAAAG CTGCTAATGGGGTTGTGATAGCAACTGAGAAGAAGCTACCTTCAATATTGGTTGATGAGACTTCT GTCCAGAAAATACAGTTACTTGCACCAAATATTGGAGTCGTATACAG TGGTATGGGTCCTGATTTTCGAGTTTTGGTTCGGAAAAGTAGGAAGCAGGCCGTACAATATCATAAATTATACAAG GAACCTATACCTGTTACTCAACTTGTTAGGGAAACTGCAGCTGTGATGCAAGAGTTCACTCAATCTGG TGGTGTTAGGCCGTTTGGAGTATCTTTGCTTGTTGCTGGTTTTGATGACAATGGTCCTCAATTATACCAG GTCGATCCATCAGGTTCATATTTCTCATGGAAGGCCTCTGCAATGGGAAAGAATGTTTCAAATGCCAAAACATTTCTTGAGAAGAG GTATACCGATGACATGGAGCTTGATGATGCTGTCCACACAGCCATCTTGACTTTGAAGGAAGG ATTTGAAGGACAAATCTCTGGCAAAAAcattgaaattggaattattgGTGCTGACAAGAAATTCAG AGTGCTTACTCCAGCTGAAATCGATGATTATTTAGCTGAAGTGGAATGA
- the LOC115721810 gene encoding DUF724 domain-containing protein 7: MVDRNKDYRVEVRKTHEETGFTNAWYPATIITPRTNPLKKRKCNKNKEEEQQNKDNSSTVVVEYHTNIIISGQTKKKKRQVERVDRSLIRPLPPSHTEPQLDKPFEPNDVVDVLNDDGVWCTGVVLSLHNDNCSVFFKETPDVKDFHLSKLRPHWDWVEQQWVISPKQEILYSKFKPGTSVELRHNMVAHAWIPATIIGEKGTDSVVVRYDKNNKAVKITVHLDMIRPQPPQLSNDKDFKLMEKVDALCESSYWLVGTITSILLQRKYAVNFGTYKNRNEIVFNHSQLRFHLDWVNGQWITNSGEVISTPTKQIPATKDIESPSYSGCEFNVADSEIPCSTNKDDIQIKELLFSATAMNDEEAGSPKSNGNVEEFGKSNMLVEFDISGLLSFEEGDQNQNSKTEKRKEQYELQVANSQGNTNEERKSTPFVKRSNVWEMVESFEVFQKLPQKPHFHPLLNEEDDEFEREALALSYMVKFAVLIEKVFNLGKDVSMAEIDYLIAQLFEMGKLGFEVNVVKNNLNEWKMKKVELEELKIQITLHNEKKVKIDEELKILEKKQSLLMSQSAYEEEQVSKLIAEATKINEAFSSIMESSKFCYDQ; this comes from the exons atggtaGATAGAAACAAAGATTACAGAGTCGAAGTTCGAAAAACCCATGAAGAAACAGGCTTCACAAACGCATGGTATCCAGCCACAATCATTACTCCTCGTACCAACCCATTAAAGAAGAGAAAATGTAacaaaaacaaagaagaagaacaacaaaacaaagacaACTCTTCAACAGTTGTCGTTGAATATCACACCAACATCATTATCAGTGGCcaaaccaaaaagaaaaaacgcCAAGTGGAAAGGGTCGACAGGTCTTTGATAAGACCTTTGCCACCTTCTCATACTGAGCCTCAGCTTGATAAGCCATTTGAGCCAAACGACGTCGTTGATGTCTTAAACGACGATGGTGTGTGGTGTACTGGTGTTGTGCTCTCTCTTCACAATGACAATTGCTCTGTTTTCTTTAAGGAAACTCCTGATGTTAAGGATTTTCACCTTTCTAAGCTCAGACCTCATTGGGATTGGGTTGAACAACAATGGGTTATTTCTCCAAAACAG GAAATACTATACTCAAAATTCAAACCAGGAACATCAGTAGAACTGAGACATAATATGGTTGCACATGCATGGATCCCAGCTACTATTATTGGTGAAAAGGGTACAGATTCTGTTGTAGTGAGATATGATAAGAATAATAAAGCTGTGAAAATTACTGTACATCTAGACATGATTAGGCCTCAGCCTCCTCAATTGAGCAATGATAAAGATTTTAAGTTGATGGAAAAGGTTGATGCTTTATGTGAATCTAGTTATTGGTTGGTTGGAACAATCACTTCAATTCTGTTACAAAGAAAGTATGCTGTTAATTTTGGTACCTATAAGAATAGAAATGAGATTGTATTTAATCACTCTCAACTGAGATTTCACTTGGATTGGGTAAATGGACAATGGATTACCAATTCAGGG GAGGTTATATCTACACCTACAAAACAAATTCCAGCCACAAAAGACATTGAGTCACCTTCTTATTCGGGTTGCGAATTCAATGTTGCTGATAGTGAAATACCTTGTTCAACCAACAAAGATGACATTCAAATTAAAGAGTTGCTATTCTCAGCTACTGCCATGAATG ATGAAGAAGCCGGTTCCCCGAAATCAAATGGCAATGTAGAAGAATTTGGTAAATCTAACATGTTAGTCGAGTTTGACATTTCTGGTTTGCTATCTTTTGAG GAGGGTGATCAAAATCAAAATAGTAAAACAGAGAAGAGGAAAGAACAATATGAATTGCAAGTTGCGAATTCTCAAG GTAACACTAATGAGGAAAGAAAAAGTACTCCTTTTGTGAAAAGATCAAATGTTTGGGAAATGGTCGAATCGTTTGAAGTGTTCCAAAAACTACCACAGAAGCCTCATTTTCATCCATTGTTGAATGAGGAAGACGATGAATTCGAACGAGAAGCATTAGCTTTGAGTTATATGGTCAAGTTTGCTGTTTTGATTGAGAAGGTTTTCAATTTAGGAAAAGATGTTAGTATGGCTGagattgattatttaatagcaCAATTATTTGAAATGGGAAAATTGGGATTTGAGGTGAATGTAGTAAAGAATAATTTGAATGAGTGGAAAATGAAGAAAGTTGAGTTGGAAGAGTTGAAAATTCAGATCACATTGCATAATGAGAAAAAGGTGAAAATTGATGAGGAGTTGAAGATACTTGAAAAGAAACAATCTTTGCTTATGTCTCAAAGTGCTTATGAAGAAGAACAAGTGAGTAAGTTGATTGCAGAAGCAACTAAGATTAATGAAGCTTTTTCTTCTATAATGGAAAGCTCCAAATTCTGCTATGATCAATGA